A single genomic interval of Saccharomyces eubayanus strain FM1318 chromosome IV, whole genome shotgun sequence harbors:
- the LYS20 gene encoding homocitrate synthase LYS20 produces MTAAKPNPYAAKPGDYLSNVNNFQLIDSTLREGEQFANAFFDTEKKIEIAKALDDFGVDYIELTSPVASEQSKKDCEAICKLGLKAKILTHIRCHMDDARVAVETGVDGVDVVIGTSKFLRQYSHGKDMNYIAKSAVEVIEFVKSKGIEIRFSSEDSFRSDLVDLLNIYKTVDKIGVNRVGIADTVGCANPRQVYELIRTLKSVVSCDIECHFHNDTGCAIANAYTALEGGARLIDVSVLGIGERNGITPLGGLMARMIVAAPEYVKSKYKLHKIRDIENLVADAVEVNIPFNNPITGFCAFTHKAGIHAKAILANPSTYEILDPQDFGMKRYIHFANRLTGWNAIKARVDQLNLNLTDPQVKEITAKIKKLGDVRALNIDDVDSIIKNFHAEVTTPQLQSARKNKQEDSDVPALNSVPAAKRAKPTV; encoded by the coding sequence ATGACTGCTGCTAAACCAAATCCATATGCTGCCAAGCCAGGTGACTATCTCTCCAACGTAAATAATTTCCAACTGATTGATTCGACCCTAAGAGAGGGTGAGCAATTTGCCAATGCGTTCTTTGacactgaaaagaagattgaAATTGCCAAGGCCTTGGACGACTTCGGTGTGGACTACATCGAGTTGACTTCTCCCGTGGCCTCCGAACAATCCAAGAAGGACTGTGAAGCCATCTGTAAACTAGGATTGAAGGCCAAGATCCTAACGCATATCCGTTGTCACATGGACGATGCCAGAGTTGCCGTGGAGACCGGTGTGGACGGTGTCGATGTGGTTATCGGCACTTCCAAGTTCTTGAGACAGTATTCCCACGGTAAAGACATGAACTACATTGCCAAGAGTGCCGTCGAAGTCATTGAGTTCGTCAAATCCAAGGGTATTGAAATCAGATTCTCTTCAGAAGATTCGTTCAGAAGTGACTTGGTCGACCTGTTGAACATCTACAAGACCGTTGACAAGATCGGTGTAAATAGAGTCGGTATCGCCGATACTGTTGGGTGTGCCAACCCAAGACAAGTGTACGAACTTATCAGAACTTTGAAGAGTGTGGTTTCCTGTGACATCGAATGTCATTTCCATAATGATACCGGTTGCGCCATTGCCAACGCCTACACTGCCTTGGAGGGTGGTGCTAGGTTGATCGATGTCAGTGTGCTGGGTATTGGTGAAAGAAACGGTATCACTCCACTCGGTGGGCTAATGGCAAGAATGATCGTAGCCGCCCCTGAATACGTCAAGTCCAAATACAAGTTGCATAAGATCAGAGACATCGAAAACCTGGTAGCAGATGCTGTAGAGGTCAACATTCCATTCAACAACCCTATCACTGGGTTCTGTGCATTCACACACAAGGCTGGTATCCACGCCAAGGCCATTCTAGCGAATCCTTCCACTTACGAAATCTTGGACCCACAAGATTTCGGTATGAAGAGGTATATCCACTTCGCCAACAGATTGACGGGCTGGAACGCCATCAAGGCCAGAGTAGACCAGCTGAACCTGAATCTGACAGACCCCCAGGTCAAGGAGATCACCGCAAAGATCAAGAAGCTGGGCGACGTGAGGGCCTTGAACATCGACGACGTCGACTCCATCATCAAGAACTTCCACGCTGAGGTCACCACCCCGCAACTACAGTCtgcaagaaagaacaagcaAGAAGACAGCGACGTTCCAGCACTCAACTCTGTCCCGGCCGCCAAGCGGGCCAAGCCGACCGTTTAA
- the INH1 gene encoding ATPase inhibitor — protein sequence MLPRSALARSLQLQRGVAARFYSEGSTGTPRGSGSEDSFVKRERATEDYFVRQREKEQLRNLKDQLEKQRKKIDSLENKIDSMTK from the coding sequence ATGTTACCACGTTCAGCATTAGCACGCTCATTGCAACTACAGCGTGGAGTGGCCGCTAGATTCTACTCTGAGGGGTCCACCGGGACGCCAAGAGGGTCCGGTTCAGAGGACTCCTTTGTCAAGAGAGAAAGAGCCACAGAGGACTACTTTGTCAGACAGCGTGAGAAGGAGCAATTGCGCAATTTGAAGGACCAGCTGGAAAAGCAACGAAAGAAGATCGACTCTTTGGAGAACAAGATTGACTCGATGACTAAATGA
- the UFD2 gene encoding ubiquitin-ubiquitin ligase UFD2 codes for MTAIEDILQITTDPVDSRGYFLLKSEEVPKGSTLGVDFIDTLLLYQLTENEMLTKPFDYLNDCFRRNQQQKRITKNKPNAESLHTTFQEIDRLVIGYGVVALQIENFCMNGAFINYISEIVSNVNAYTDFLSQIIQRAILEGTALDLLNAVFPTLLEYCNKHVTHFDLNDSVTYNNVLTLFELFVTFKPIAEIFTKIEGFFVSYDCKPQFFEKQTILGPILSLSPIDAAVAIRNYGDNLLRSKQQTAMIHESLQAEHKVVMDRLFFIVDKLVRGSLDSRTDMISYFAHIANKNHLRKADRPPFKELSSNGFMANITLLLVKFSQPFLDVSYKKIDKIDENYFNNPSLFIDLSEETRLNSDYKEADAFYDKNRKTADAKPNFISDCFFLTLTYLHYGLGGTLSFEEKMGSEIKSLKEEIEKVKKIAASHDVFARFVTAQLSKMEKALKTTESLRFALQGFFSHRSLQLEVFDFICGASTFLIRVVDPKHAFPFQQIKLPLIPDQIGVENVDNADFLRAHAPVPFKYYPEFVVEGPINYSLYISKYQTSPIFRNPRLGSFVEFTTMILRCPELVSNPHLKGKLVQLLSVGAMPLTDNSPGFMMDIFENDELVSKNLLYALLDFYVIVEKTGSSSQFYDKFNSRYSISIILEELYYKIPSYKKQLIWQSLNNADFFVRFVARMLNDLTFLLDEGLSNLAEVHNIQNELDNRARGAPPTREEEDKELQTRLASASRQAKSSCGLADKSMKLFEIYSKDIPAAFVTPEIVYRLASMLNYNLESLVGPKCGELKVRDPQSYSFNPKDLLKALTTVYINLSEQTEFIGAVAKDERSFNRNLFVRAVDILGRKTGLVSQEFVEKLLNFANKAEEQRKADEEEDLEYGDVPDEFLDPLMYTIMKDPVTLPTSKMNIDRSTIKAHLLSDSTDPFNRMPLKLDDVKPNEELRQRIIDFKKQKKEEAKTKSKN; via the coding sequence ATGACTGCTATCGAAGATATCTTGCAAATCACCACAGATCCTGTCGATTCCCGTGGCTATTTCTTATTGAAATCTGAGGAAGTTCCCAAGGGCTCAACCCTCGGGGTTGACTTTATCGATACGTTATTGTTGTACCAACTAACCGAAAATGAGATGCTGACTAAACCTTTTGACTATTTGAATGACTGTTTTCGCCGTAATCAGcaacaaaagagaattaCCAAAAACAAACCCAACGCCGAGTCATTGCATACCACTTTCCAGGAGATTGATCGTCTTGTCATCGGCTATGGCGTTGTTGCACTacaaatagaaaatttttgcaTGAATGGCGCTTTCATCAATTACATTAGTGAAATCGTCTCCAATGTAAATGCATATActgattttctttctcagATCATACAAAGAGCCATCTTAGAAGGCACTGCTTTAGATTTGCTTAATGCCGTTTTCCCAACACTATTAGAGTACTGCAACAAGCACGTTACCCATTTTGATTTAAACGATTCGGTGACCTACAATAACGTTCTTACACTATTTGAATTATTTGTCACATTTAAACCTATCGCGGAAATATTTACTAAGATAGAAGGATTTTTTGTAAGTTACGACTGTAAGCCACAGTTCTTTGAAAAGCAAACCATACTAGGACCTATTCTGTCTCTTTCCCCTATAGATGCTGCGGTTGCAATTCGTAATTATGGTGACAATCTCTTGCGCTCCAAACAACAAACAGCTATGATCCACGAATCTTTGCAAGCCGAACACAAGGTTGTTATGGATAGACtgtttttcattgttgatAAGCTTGTGCGTGGTTCTCTAGATTCAAGAACTGATATGATAAGCTATTTTGCTCATATTGCTAATAAGAATCATTTACGTAAAGCTGATCGCCCCCCATTCAAGGAGTTATCTTCTAATGGATTCATGGCCAATATCACTTTATTATTAGTTAAATTTTCTCAACCGTTCCTAGATGTCTCatacaagaaaattgatAAGATCGATGAAAACTACTTTAATAACCCAAGCCTGTTCATTGATCTGTCAGAGGAGACACGCCTAAATTCAGATTATAAAGAGGCCGATGCATTTTATGACAAGAATAGAAAAACTGCGGATGCCAAGCCCAACTTCATATCAGATTGCTTCTTCCTAACGCTAACTTATCTGCATTATGGTCTCGGAGGTACACTTTCATTCGAAGAGAAAATGGGGTCTGAAATAAAATCGCTAAAAGAAGAGATCGagaaagtaaaaaagaTTGCAGCAAGTCATGATGTCTTTGCAAGATTTGTAACAGCACAGTTATCCAAGATGGAGAAAgcattgaaaacaacagaATCGTTGCGATTTGCTCTGCAGGGATTCTTTTCTCATAGATCTCTGCAACTAGAGgtatttgatttcatttgcGGTGCATCTACATTTTTGATTCGTGTTGTGGACCCCAAGCACGCATTTCCTTTCCAACAAATCAAATTACCATTGATTCCCGATCAAATAGGTGTCGAAAACGTGGATAATGCCGATTTTTTGAGAGCACATGCCCCAGTGCCTTTCAAATACTACCCAGaatttgttgttgaagGACCAATCAATTATTCTCTTTACATCTCTAAATATCAAACCTCCCCAATTTTTAGAAATCCACGGCTGGGATCATTTGTTGAGTTCACAACAATGATCCTTCGTTGCCCAGAATTGGTTTCCAATCCACATTTGAAGGGTAAACTAGTACAATTATTGAGCGTTGGTGCTATGCCATTAACAGATAATTCTCCAGGGTTTATGATGGATATCTTTGAGAACGATGAACTAGTAAGCAAAAATCTACTCTATGCCCTGTTAGATTTTTACGTTATTGTCGAAAAGACGGGTTCTTCTTCACAATTTTATGATAAATTCAACAGCAGATATAGCATTTCAATCATTTTAGAGGAACTCTACTACAAGATACCATCGTACAAAAAACAGTTAATATGGCAATCCCTAAATAATGCAGATTTTTTCGTGCGGTTTGTGGCTCGTATGTTAAACGATTTGACTTTCTTATTAGATGAAGGTTTAAGCAACTTGGCCGAGGTGCATAACATCCAAAATGAGCTGGATAATCGTGCAAGAGGAGCACCACCAACAAGAGAGGAGGAGGACAAAGAATTGCAAACGAGACTAGCGTCCGCTTCAAGGCAAGCCAAGTCATCATGTGGGCTAGCTGATAAATCCATGAAGTTGTTTGAAATTTACTCGAAAGATATCCCAGCAGCATTTGTCACACCGGAAATTGTATACAGATTGGCCAGTATGCTGAACTATAATTTAGAATCATTGGTTGGGCCTAAATGTGGGGAATTGAAAGTAAGAGACCCACAAAGTTATTCATTCAATCCAAAGGATTTGTTAAAGGCTTTAACAACTGTTTACATCAATCTTTCGGAGCAAACAGAGTTCATTGGCGCTGTTGCTAAAGATGAAAGGTCTTTCAATAGAAATCTCTTCGTCCGTGCCGTTGACATTCTTGGTAGAAAGACAGGTTTAGTATCTCAAGAGTTTGTTGAGAAACTATTAAATTTTGCTAACAAAGCCGAAGAACAGAGGAAGgctgatgaagaagaagacctCGAGTACGGTGATGTTCCTGACGAGTTTTTGGATCCTTTAATGTACACAATAATGAAGGACCCTGTCACTTTGCCAACATCTAAGATGAACATTGATAGAAGTACAATCAAAGCGCATCTCCTAAGCGACTCTACTGACCCATTTAATAGAATGCCTTTGAAGTTGGATGATGTGAAACCTAATGAAGAACTAAGACAAAGAATcattgatttcaaaaagcagaagaaggAGGAAGCTAAAACTaagtcaaaaaattaa
- the PPH22 gene encoding phosphoprotein phosphatase 2A catalytic subunit PPH22 produces the protein MNMETDDPMHGSAEDQLYPTLDEDMHSNDSKKHNTKAIANHEDAEEELDDFDLRPGSSGIADHKSSRPLELTNTSISQLDQWIEHLGQCEPLSENDVARLCKMAVDVLQFEENVKPINVPVTICGDVHGQFHDLLELFKIGGPCPDTNYLFMGDYVDRGYYSVETVSYLVAMKVRYPHRITILRGNHESRQITQVYGFYDECLRKYGSANVWKMFTDLFDYFPITALV, from the coding sequence ATGAATATGGAAACTGATGACCCTATGCACGGTTCTGCCGAAGATCAGCTGTATCCCACACTGGATGAAGACATGCATAGCAATGACAGCAAGAAACACAATACGAAGGCGATTGCCAACCACGAGGATGCTGAGGAGGAACTAGATGATTTCGATCTCAGGCCAGGCTCCTCAGGCATAGCAGACCATAAATCGTCTAGGCCACTAGAACTAACTAATACGAGTATAAGCCAGCTCGACCAATGGATTGAGCACCTTGGTCAGTGCGAGCCATTGTCGGAAAACGATGTTGCTCGACTCTGCAAGATGGCAGTTGACGTGTTACAATTCGAGGAAAACGTCAAGCCGATCAACGTCCCCGTGACCATTTGTGGTGACGTGCACGGTCAATTCCATGACCTGTTAGAGCTGTTTAAGATCGGCGGCCCCTGCCCGGACACCAATTACCTTTTCATGGGTGACTACGTGGATAGAGGATATTACTCCGTCGAGACCGTCTCCTATTTAGTCGCCATGAAGGTCAGATACCCGCATAGAATCACTATACTGAGGGGTAATCACGAGTCGAGACAAATCACCCAAGTATACGGGTTCTATGATGAATGTTTAAGGAAATACGGCAGTGCGAATGTTTGGAAAATGTTCACCGATCTGTTCGATTATTTCCCCATTACAGCTTTAGTAGA
- the MRX19 gene encoding Mrx19p, with amino-acid sequence MMPSIFIAPAGIRATSRVCYRTRAYSTKPEKVTLQKYLNDPVKVTVIPISNKDSFVYYKHTESLFNSQSRILKTEKWIVEKSAKLWGRLKKSPKSYNKKIVSMVQSLLNSTPWSENSLLTIPSESYILKRIKGETDKAQEIRLTLKDYTVKAHQVDTQPLHIYYPAEISNPGECLKQMKKLYQDGLAYHKKWTLYCILGLPLTIPLILIPLIPNVPGFYLSYRAYINIKAYLGAKHLKSLLENSNQQLEFKELQGYSDVYKRGNSSHPQGTQEGPKDSPKLLLNKQTLPLILDFLKVHELESDLNKVILQKSKRQEEIKN; translated from the coding sequence atgatgcCATCGATATTTATAGCCCCCGCAGGTATAAGAGCAACATCTCGAGTCTGCTATAGAACGAGAGCGTATTCAACGAAACCTGAAAAGGTGAcccttcaaaaatatttgaatgaCCCGGTTAAGGTGACTGTGATACCGATATCCAACAAGGATTCATTTGTTTACTACAAGCATACTGAAAGTCTATTTAATAGCCAATCTAGGATActaaaaacagaaaaatgGATCGTAGAAAAATCTGCCAAGCTTTGGGGGAGACTGAAGAAGTCTCCCAAATCATATAACAAGAAGATAGTATCCATGGTCCAGTCTTTACTGAATAGCACACCTTGGTCGGAGAATAGTCTGCTTACTATCCCAAGTGAAAGCTATATCCTGAAAAGAATCAAGGGCGAAACGGACAAGGCTCAAGAGATACGACTCACGTTGAAGGACTATACTGTAAAAGCGCACCAGGTGGACACTCAGCCCTTACATATTTATTACCCCGCAGAAATCTCTAATCCAGGCGAGTGCTTGaagcaaatgaaaaaactcTACCAAGACGGGTTAGCATACCATAAGAAATGGACATTATATTGTATTCTAGGTTTGCCCCTGACCATTCCTTTAATCTTAATACCATTGATACCAAATGTGCCCGGATTTTATCTATCTTACAGAGCCTATATTAATATTAAGGCCTATCTAGGCGCCAAACACTTGAAAAGTCTACTGGAGAACTCAAACCAACAATTAGAATTCAAGGAACTGCAAGGATATTCAGACGTATACAAACGAGGTAACAGTAGCCATCCGCAGGGGACACAAGAAGGTCCAAAAGATTCACCAAAGCTACTGCTCAACAAGCAAACCCTCCCCTTAATCCTAGATTTCTTAAAAGTCCACGAATTAGAAAGCGACTTGAACAAAGTCATCCttcaaaaatcaaaacgaCAGGAAGAGATCAAAAATTGA
- the VMA1 gene encoding H(+)-transporting V1 sector ATPase subunit A, producing MAGAIENARKEIKRISLEDHAESEYGSIYSVSGPVVIAENMIGCAMYELVKVGHDNLVGEVIRIDGDKATIQVYEETAGLTVGDPVLRTGKPLSVELGPGLMETIYDGIQRPLKAIKEESQSIYIPRGIDTPSLDRTIKWQFTPGKFQVGDHISGGDIYGSVFENSLISSHKILLPPRSRGTITWIAPAGEYTLDEKILEVEFDGKKSDFTLYHTWPVRVPRPVTEKLSADYPLLTGQRVLDALFPCVQGGTTCIPGAFGCGKTVISQSLSKYSNSDAIIYVGCGERGNEMAEVLMEFPELYTEMSGTKEPIMKRTTLVANTSNMPVAAREASIYTGITLAEYFRDQGKNVSMIADSSSRWAEALREISGRLGEMPADQGFPAYLGAKLASFYERAGKAVALGSPDRIGSVSIVAAVSPAGGDFSDPVTTATLGITQVFWGLDKKLAQRKHFPSINTSVSYSKYTTVLNKFYDSDYPEFPVLRDRMKEILSNAEELEQVVQLVGKSALSDSDKITLDVAALVKEDFLQQNGYSTYDAFCPIWKTYDMMRAFIAYHDEAQKAVANGANWSKLADSTSDVKHSVSSSKFFEPSRGEKEVHGDFEKLLSTMQERFAESTD from the coding sequence atggCTGGTGCAATTGAAAACGCTCGTaaggaaataaaaagaatcTCACTGGAAGACCACGCTGAATCTGAATATGGTTCCATCTACTCTGTCTCTGGTCCGGTCGTCATTGCTGAAAACATGATTGGCTGTGCCATGTACGAATTGGTCAAGGTCGGTCACGACAACCTGGTGGGTGAAGTTATTAGAATCGACGGTGATAAAGCCACCATTCAAGTCTATGAAGAAACTGCTGGTCTTACGGTCGGTGACCCTGTTTTGAGAACAGGTAAGCCTTTGTCGGTGGAATTGGGTCCTGGTTTGATGGAAACTATCTATGACGGTATTCAAAGACCTTTGAAAGCCATTAAGGAAGAATCGCAATCGATTTACATTCCAAGAGGTATTGATACCCCATCTTTGGACAGAACCATCAAATGGCAATTCACTCCAGGTAAGTTCCAAGTCGGTGACCATATCTCTGGTGGTGACATTTACGGTTCCGTTTTCGAAAATTCCCTGATTTCAAGCCATAAGATTCTTTTGCCACCAAGATCTAGAGGTACCATCACCTGGATTGCTCCAGCTGGTGAATACACTCtggatgaaaaaattttggaagtcGAATTTGACGGCAAGAAATCTGATTTCACTCTTTACCACACTTGGCCGGTCCGTGTTCCAAGACCAGTCACCGAAAAATTATCTGCCGATTATCCTTTGTTGACAGGCCAAAGAGTTTTAGACGCTTTGTTCCCTTGTGTTCAAGGTGGTACGACATGTATTCCAGGTGCCTTTGGTTGTGGTAAGACAGTTATCTCTCAGTCCTTATCAAAGTACTCTAATTCTGACGCTATTATCTACGTCGGTTGTGGTGAACGTGGTAATGAAATGGCAGAAGTTTTGATGGAATTCCCTGAATTATACACTGAAATGAGTGGTACTAAAGAACCAATCATGAAGCGTACTACTTTGGTTGCTAACACATCTAACATGCCTGTTGCTGCCAGAGAAGCTTCCATTTACACTGGTATCACACTTGCAGAATACTTCAGAGATCAAGGTAAGAACGTCTCTATGATTGCTGACTCTTCTTCAAGATGGGCTGAAGCTTTAAGAGAAATTTCTGGTCGTTTGGGTGAAATGCCTGCTGATCAAGGTTTCCCAGCTTATTTGGGTGCTAAACTAGCTTCCTTTTATGAAAGAGCTGGTAAAGCTGTTGCTTTGGGTTCTCCAGATCGTATTGGTTCTGTTTCcattgttgctgctgtttcTCCAGCCGGTGGTGATTTCTCAGATCCTGTTACTACAGCTACTTTGGGTATCACTCAAGTCTTTTGGGGTTTGGATAAGAAATTGGCTCAAAGAAAGCATTTCCCATCTATCAACACATCTGTCTCTTACTCTAAGTACACCACTGTTTTGAACAAGTTTTACGATTCCGATTATCCTGAATTCCCTGTCTTGAGAGATCGTATGAAGGAAATTTTGTCTAACGCTGAAGAATTGGAACAAGTCGTCCAATTGGTTGGTAAGTCTGCTTTATCCGATAGTGACAAGATTACCTTGGATGTTGCTGCTTTGGTTAAGGAAGATTTCTTACAACAAAATGGTTACTCTACCTACGACGCTTTCTGTCCAATTTGGAAGACCTATGATATGATGAGAGCATTCATTGCATATCATGACGAAGCTCAAAAAGCTGTTGCTAATGGTGCCAACTGGTCAAAATTAGCAGACTCTACTAGTGATGTTAAACATTCCGTTTCTTCatctaaattttttgaaccaAGTAGGGGTGAAAAAGAAGTGCATGGCGATTTCGAAAAGTTGTTGAGCACTATGCAAGAAAGATTTGCTGAATCTACCGATTAA
- the RPL35A gene encoding 60S ribosomal protein uL29 gives MAGVKTYELRTKSKEQLASQLVDLKKELAELKVQKLSKPSLPKIKTVRKSIACVLTIINEQQREAVRQLYKGKKYQPKDLRAKKTRALRRALTKFEASQVTEKQKKKQIAFPQRKYAIKA, from the exons ATG GCCGGTGTTAAAACTTACGAACTAAGAACCAAATCCAAGGAACAATTGGCTTCCCAATTGGTtgacttgaaaaaggaactgGCTGAATTGAAGGTCCAAAAGTTGTCCAAGCCATCTTTGCCAAAGATCAAGACTGTCAGAAAGAGCATTGCCTGTGTCTTGACCATCATCAACGAACAACAAAGAGAAGCTGTCAGACAATTATACAAGGGTAAGAAGTACCAACCAAAGGACTTGAGAGCCAAGAAGACCAGAGCTTTGAGAAGAGCTTTGACCAAGTTCGAAGCTTCCCAAGTTActgaaaagcaaaagaagaagcaaatcGCTTTCCCACAAAGAAAGTACGCTATTAAGGCTTAA
- the RBS1 gene encoding Rbs1p produces MTVLDSGNWGLTPAMETGLFQRPQDRVFIIELENSIVSFINSNTESFQLRPMNSYYRLLSHQIAEYHNLNHVLARTQDSCVILFKGENFQKIEGKPLLQELQQSKSEEPASSNENIDRSNNNKTFXILKRKEVRNDNDSKTDNNIATSDKLATNPVSSQKIENDDKSSTDLEQERIEKERIYEQRKQEIFDKLNNNEDDGKSINSSSGNDSDNEWSDWLDSDDANTQTTNGTPSSPSPSNPYTTMQQNKPRQQFYDSRRARGGRRRGTGNYKDTHRGLNRRNKENGGYQGGYATPYMVYPPTQIGNNALPTYPIVYNPASPAPSSNPSPVVMGGNAVFMNPYIYNMNPQGSCSFGAPVPVYQSYQYQYQYPYNQYQNGLYSNTPGYNSNAYKSSSVNKHNQSQRKDTTSNEGPDHNKYISNEKIRSGNSKDTPSSKEANLIEVKFDQLSI; encoded by the coding sequence ATGACGGTACTAGACTCTGGAAACTGGGGATTGACGCCTGCCATGGAAACAGGTCTGTTCCAGAGACCACAAGACCGTGTCTTTATTATAGAGTTGGAGAATTCCATAGTGTCTTTTATTAACTCGAACACTGAATCATTTCAATTGAGACCAATGAACTCGTATTACAGGCTTCTGTCGCATCAAATAGCTGAATATCACAATTTGAATCATGTCTTGGCAAGAACGCAGGACAGTTGTgtaattcttttcaaaggtgagaatttccaaaaaatagaagGCAAACCACTACTACAAGAATTACAACAGAGTAAATCAGAAGAACCcgcttcttcaaatgagAATATTGATAGAtcaaacaataacaaaacattTYgaattttgaaaaggaaagaggTACGTAACGATAATGATTCCAAAACGGATAATAATATAGCTACATCCGATAAGTTAGCAACGAATCCTGTTAGTAGTcaaaaaatcgaaaacGATGATAAATCAAGTACTGATTTGGAACAAGAGAGAATCGAGAAGGAAAGAATTTATGAGCAGCGTAAACAGGAAATTTTTGACAAGcttaataataatgaagacGATGGAAAATCAATCAATAGTAGCAGTGGTAATGATAGTGACAATGAATGGAGTGATTGGTTGGACAGTGATGATGCTAATACCCAAACCACTAATGGCACGCCAAGCTCCCCATCGCCATCCAACCCATACACAACTATGCAACAAAACAAGCCTCGTCAACAATTTTATGATAGTAGAAGAGcaagaggaggaagaagaagagggaCAGGAAACTATAAAGATACACATCGAGGGCTAAACCGCCggaacaaagaaaacggCGGTTACCAAGGGGGATATGCTACACCTTATATGGTATATCCACCCACCCAGATAGGAAACAACGCTCTACCAACCTATCCAATCGTGTATAACCCAGCTTCTCCTGCGCCTTCTTCCAATCCTTCGCCTGTGGTTATGGGCGGAAACGCGGTGTTCATGAACCCTTATATCTACAACATGAATCCGCAAGGATCATGTTCTTTTGGTGCCCCTGTGCCCGTGTATCAATCATACCAGTACCAATATCAATATCCATACaatcaatatcaaaatgGGCTATATAGCAATACACCAGGCTATAATTCTAATGCTTATAAAAGCTCTTCAGTAAACAAGCATAACCAGtctcaaagaaaagacacaACGTCAAATGAGGGCCCTGACCACAACAAATATATCAGCAATGAGAAGATTCGTAGCGGGAATAGCAAGGACACACCGTCATCGAAAGAAGCTAATTTAATAGAGGTCAAATTTGATCAATTGAGCATT